GCGCCCGCGCGGGACCAGCTCGAAGCGGGGGCCCTTGATCGCCTGGACCGAGGCCAGGGTCGCGCGCTCGCGCGCATGGAAGGCGTCGCGACCGCCCGCCTGCGCTTGCTGGTTCTCGTAGCTGGCGACGTCGGGCGCG
Above is a window of Myxococcota bacterium DNA encoding:
- a CDS encoding nuclear transport factor 2 family protein, which codes for MAVEAGDHLGAIERFYAPDVASYENQQAQAGGRDAFHARERATLASVQAIKGPRFELVPRGRDARVRRGRLQTWRGQRIVEERFHCDPGQLR